A window of the Bradyrhizobium ottawaense genome harbors these coding sequences:
- the fixJ gene encoding response regulator FixJ, producing MQNAKVYVIDDDPAMRDSLDFLLGSAGFVVRLFESAQIFLNELPDLAAGCVVTDIRMPGIDGMELLRQLNLASRKLPVIVMTGHGDVPLAVEAMKLGALDFLEKPFEDDRLIGMIETALSQSDSGAKSEAVSADMAARVASLTPRERQVMQGLVTGLSNKAIARDYDISPRTVEVYRANVMTKMQAGNLSELVRFAIRAGIVED from the coding sequence ATGCAGAACGCTAAAGTCTATGTGATCGACGACGATCCGGCGATGCGCGACTCGCTGGATTTCCTGCTGGGTTCGGCCGGCTTCGTTGTGCGTCTGTTTGAATCCGCTCAGATATTCCTGAACGAACTGCCGGACCTCGCGGCCGGCTGCGTGGTGACGGATATCCGGATGCCGGGCATCGATGGCATGGAGTTGCTGCGTCAACTGAACCTGGCATCCCGCAAGCTTCCGGTCATCGTGATGACCGGCCATGGCGACGTGCCGCTGGCCGTCGAAGCCATGAAGCTCGGCGCGCTCGATTTTCTCGAAAAGCCGTTCGAGGACGACCGGCTGATCGGCATGATCGAAACCGCGCTCTCGCAGAGCGATAGCGGCGCAAAGAGCGAGGCGGTCTCGGCGGACATGGCAGCAAGGGTCGCTTCGCTGACCCCGCGCGAGCGCCAGGTGATGCAGGGCCTGGTGACCGGGCTGTCGAACAAGGCGATCGCCCGCGACTACGACATCAGCCCGCGGACCGTCGAGGTCTATCGGGCCAACGTCATGACCAAGATGCAGGCCGGTAACCTTTCCGAACTGGTGAGGTTCGCGATCCGTGCCGGGATCGTCGAAGATTGA
- a CDS encoding helix-turn-helix domain-containing protein encodes MHTQTITAPATHALNAPHAPVSPPADQFSIIASCSGVIAIEFSYRKDEEIYGEGEPSEYVYQVIRGAVRTYKLLTDGRRQIGAFHLAGDVFGLDPGTSHRLTAEAITDTTVRLVKRRSLETAAGSNIRVAHNLWTMTASDLRHAEDHMLLLGRKTAMEKVATFLLEMDRRLANAGMMALPMCRRDIGDYLGLTLETVSRALSQLNEQGILVFSSARQIVLRNRQRLADMDA; translated from the coding sequence ATGCACACCCAGACGATCACCGCCCCGGCAACCCACGCCCTGAACGCGCCGCACGCTCCGGTATCCCCGCCGGCCGACCAGTTCAGCATCATCGCCAGCTGTTCGGGTGTGATCGCCATCGAATTTTCCTACCGCAAGGACGAGGAGATCTACGGTGAAGGCGAGCCTTCCGAATACGTCTATCAGGTGATCCGCGGCGCAGTTCGTACCTACAAGCTGCTGACCGACGGGCGCCGCCAGATCGGCGCGTTCCATCTCGCCGGCGACGTGTTCGGCCTCGATCCCGGCACCTCCCATCGCCTGACCGCCGAAGCAATCACTGATACCACCGTCCGTCTGGTGAAGCGTCGGAGCCTGGAAACCGCCGCCGGATCCAATATCAGGGTGGCCCACAATCTCTGGACCATGACCGCAAGCGATCTGAGGCACGCGGAAGATCATATGCTGCTGCTCGGCCGCAAGACCGCGATGGAAAAGGTTGCCACCTTCCTGCTGGAGATGGACCGCCGGCTCGCTAATGCCGGCATGATGGCGCTGCCGATGTGCCGTCGCGATATCGGAGATTATCTCGGGCTTACCCTGGAAACCGTATCGCGCGCGCTTTCGCAGCTTAACGAACAGGGCATCCTGGTGTTTTCGAGTGCCCGCCAGATCGTACTGCGCAACCGCCAGCGGCTCGCCGACATGGACGCCTGA
- a CDS encoding CBS domain-containing protein: MHKFLEATAGQYMTGAVKTVTRDVTMRELQRMFAADDFNCYPVREGVETVGLVSKFDFLKCFAFNPGRMVPAYDDLLSRTVADVMMPEFIYVDPATKLTRVLQLMVDHRMKSIPVLGAGQRLIGIVAREDVMRALTASAPVA, from the coding sequence GTGCATAAATTTCTCGAAGCTACTGCCGGTCAGTACATGACGGGAGCGGTCAAGACCGTGACGCGCGACGTCACGATGCGCGAGCTGCAGCGCATGTTCGCTGCGGACGATTTCAACTGCTACCCGGTTCGCGAGGGCGTCGAGACGGTTGGCCTGGTCAGCAAGTTCGATTTTCTGAAGTGCTTCGCGTTCAATCCCGGCCGGATGGTTCCGGCCTATGACGATCTGCTGTCGCGCACGGTCGCCGATGTCATGATGCCGGAGTTCATCTATGTCGATCCGGCGACCAAATTGACGCGGGTGCTGCAGTTGATGGTCGATCACCGGATGAAAAGCATTCCCGTGCTCGGCGCCGGACAGCGGCTGATCGGAATCGTTGCGCGTGAGGACGTCATGCGAGCGCTGACAGCCAGCGCGCCGGTGGCCTGA
- a CDS encoding c-type cytochrome, translating into MIRRILMSLALTLMSLTPAAAASPGEQRGRTFALNNCARCHSIDKVTPSPLKIAPPFRTLHKRYPIETIAEALAEGIQTGHPTMPEFQLDPDQIHDLLAYMKTLE; encoded by the coding sequence ATGATTCGACGAATCCTGATGTCGCTGGCGTTGACGCTGATGTCGTTGACCCCGGCCGCGGCGGCTTCCCCCGGCGAGCAGCGCGGCAGGACTTTTGCGCTAAACAATTGCGCGCGTTGTCATTCGATCGACAAGGTAACGCCGAGCCCGCTCAAGATCGCGCCGCCGTTCCGGACCCTGCACAAGCGCTACCCGATCGAGACCATCGCGGAGGCGTTGGCCGAAGGCATCCAGACCGGCCATCCGACCATGCCGGAGTTTCAGCTCGACCCCGACCAGATTCACGACCTGCTGGCGTATATGAAGACGCTGGAATAG
- a CDS encoding Crp/Fnr family transcriptional regulator, whose protein sequence is MIRTISPKAGRIIFGRCSACTVRSLSICGALDQADLAEFERIARNFQFAPNTSIFTAGQVVGAVHNLTAGVARLYKLMADGRRQVIGFALPGDFLGASPSYRYSFSADAINAVAACRLSREAFTHFIEQRPRFLLRINEFVARELMQAQEQMLLLGRRTAEEKIAAFLIGWRKRLVHIGDERDIISLPMNRQDIADYLGLTIETVSRTLTRFERERMLVIISGGVRLLDSSRAEALAST, encoded by the coding sequence ATGATAAGAACGATCTCTCCAAAGGCTGGTCGCATCATCTTCGGCCGTTGCTCGGCCTGTACGGTCCGCTCACTCAGCATCTGCGGCGCGCTCGACCAAGCCGATCTCGCGGAATTCGAGCGGATCGCGCGCAACTTTCAATTCGCGCCAAATACGTCGATATTCACGGCAGGCCAGGTCGTCGGCGCCGTTCATAATCTGACCGCGGGTGTCGCGCGGTTGTACAAGCTGATGGCAGACGGCCGGCGGCAGGTGATCGGCTTCGCATTGCCGGGCGATTTTCTCGGCGCGTCGCCTTCCTATCGATACAGTTTTTCGGCGGACGCCATAAATGCCGTCGCCGCATGTCGGCTGTCGCGGGAGGCCTTCACGCATTTCATCGAGCAGCGGCCGCGCTTTCTGCTCCGAATCAACGAATTCGTTGCGCGGGAACTGATGCAGGCCCAGGAGCAGATGCTGTTGCTCGGCCGACGTACTGCGGAAGAGAAGATCGCGGCCTTTCTGATCGGTTGGCGCAAACGACTGGTTCATATCGGCGACGAACGCGATATCATATCGTTGCCGATGAACCGCCAGGATATTGCTGACTATTTGGGGTTGACGATCGAAACCGTGAGCCGGACCTTGACCCGTTTCGAGCGCGAAAGAATGTTGGTCATCATCTCTGGCGGCGTTCGCCTGCTGGATTCGTCGCGGGCGGAGGCGCTGGCGTCGACGTGA
- a CDS encoding LysE family translocator: MDRILQLAAGYSAAFQSPLIAFVLTSLIIEMTPGPNMAYLAVLGASRGRLAGFSAVLGVALGLALLGVAVGLGAGSLILNNPVAYETLRWAGAIYLCWLAYDSWKDAHQPVETASISQSLLVQFRRGFITNLLNPKAALFFIAVIPEFISSPAPSIRELAALVSIYVAVATLVHSLIVLLAGTLQAFLAAPQRRETAGNVFAVVLFLVAIWLFVRGYR, encoded by the coding sequence ATGGACCGGATCCTGCAACTTGCCGCCGGGTATTCCGCAGCATTTCAATCGCCCCTCATTGCCTTCGTCCTGACGTCGCTCATCATCGAAATGACGCCAGGCCCGAACATGGCCTACCTCGCCGTGCTCGGCGCGAGCCGGGGCCGCCTCGCCGGATTCTCCGCCGTCCTTGGCGTCGCGCTGGGACTGGCGCTTCTCGGCGTTGCCGTCGGGCTTGGTGCGGGATCGCTGATCCTCAACAATCCTGTCGCTTACGAAACCCTTCGCTGGGCCGGCGCGATTTACCTTTGCTGGCTGGCCTATGACAGTTGGAAAGATGCCCACCAACCGGTCGAGACGGCGTCGATCAGCCAGTCTCTCCTCGTTCAATTCCGCCGCGGGTTCATCACCAACCTGCTCAACCCGAAGGCTGCACTGTTCTTCATTGCCGTGATTCCGGAATTCATCAGCAGCCCCGCGCCTTCAATACGCGAACTGGCTGCCCTGGTTTCCATCTATGTCGCTGTCGCCACCCTCGTGCACAGCCTGATCGTGTTGCTGGCCGGCACGCTGCAAGCCTTTCTGGCCGCTCCGCAGCGACGTGAAACGGCCGGCAATGTCTTCGCCGTCGTGCTTTTCCTCGTCGCGATATGGCTGTTTGTACGTGGCTACCGTTAG
- the fixL gene encoding sensor protein FixL: MIDVDRPFRGQDPLDQNVRRGAEGSGVGTWDFEFATGELRWSNTARKLFGVAPDTSIDYDLFLSLLDLQDRDRTAEAMQKSIETGCNFDVQYRIHRHSDAGHWVRALGAIVDGHDGNPARLSGVMIDIDREKRLEDAVRTRERHFRSILDTVPDAMIVIDEHGIMQFFSSAAERQFGYSEPEAIGRNISMLMPEPDRSRHDGYLARYLKTGERRIIGIGRIVTGMRKDGTTFPMFLTIGEMQTEGQPHFTGFVRDLTEQQQTQARLQELQSELVHVSRLSAMGEMASALAHELNQPLSAISNYMKGSRRLLAGSTDPNASRIEAALDRAAEQAIRAGDIIRRLRNFVAREASEKHVESLSKLIEEAGALGLTGAREQGVILRFNLDPACDLVLADRVQIQQVLVNLFRNALEAMAASKHRELIASNARADDDMIEIAVSDTGHGFGDDTQANLFQPFFTTKETGMGVGLSISRTIIETHGGRMSAETNKAGGATFRFTLPAASAKDTTDAER; the protein is encoded by the coding sequence ATGATAGACGTCGACCGACCGTTTCGCGGCCAGGACCCGCTTGACCAGAACGTGCGTCGCGGGGCCGAAGGATCCGGCGTCGGCACCTGGGATTTCGAATTCGCAACCGGAGAGCTGCGCTGGTCCAACACCGCGCGAAAACTGTTCGGCGTCGCGCCGGATACATCCATCGACTACGATCTGTTCCTGTCGCTGCTCGATCTGCAGGATCGCGACCGCACCGCGGAGGCGATGCAGAAATCGATCGAGACCGGTTGCAATTTCGACGTTCAGTACCGGATACACCGGCATTCAGATGCCGGTCACTGGGTGCGCGCTCTCGGCGCCATCGTCGACGGCCACGACGGCAATCCTGCCCGACTCAGTGGCGTGATGATCGACATCGACCGCGAGAAGCGCCTGGAGGACGCGGTCAGGACGCGCGAGCGGCATTTTCGTTCGATCCTGGACACCGTCCCGGACGCCATGATCGTGATCGACGAACACGGCATTATGCAGTTTTTCTCGAGCGCCGCGGAACGTCAGTTCGGCTACAGCGAACCCGAGGCGATCGGCCGGAACATCAGCATGCTGATGCCGGAGCCTGATCGCAGCCGCCACGACGGCTACCTCGCGCGCTACTTGAAGACCGGCGAACGGCGCATCATCGGCATCGGCCGCATCGTCACCGGCATGCGCAAGGACGGCACCACCTTTCCGATGTTTCTCACCATCGGCGAGATGCAGACGGAGGGACAGCCCCACTTCACGGGTTTCGTCCGCGATCTGACCGAGCAGCAGCAGACCCAGGCGCGGCTGCAGGAGCTGCAATCCGAACTCGTGCATGTGTCGCGGCTCAGCGCGATGGGTGAGATGGCCTCCGCCCTCGCCCACGAACTCAACCAGCCTTTGTCCGCCATCAGCAACTACATGAAAGGTTCACGCCGCCTGCTGGCCGGCAGCACCGACCCCAATGCGTCGAGGATCGAGGCCGCGCTCGACCGCGCCGCGGAACAGGCGATCCGCGCCGGCGACATCATCCGGCGGTTGCGCAATTTCGTCGCCCGCGAAGCCTCCGAAAAGCACGTCGAAAGCCTGTCGAAACTGATCGAGGAGGCCGGCGCATTGGGGCTGACCGGCGCCCGCGAGCAAGGCGTGATCCTGCGCTTCAACCTCGACCCGGCCTGCGATCTGGTGCTTGCCGACCGGGTCCAGATCCAGCAGGTGCTGGTCAATCTGTTCCGCAACGCACTGGAAGCGATGGCCGCCTCAAAGCATCGCGAGTTGATCGCCTCCAACGCCAGGGCCGACGACGACATGATCGAAATCGCGGTGTCGGATACCGGCCATGGATTTGGCGACGACACCCAGGCCAACCTGTTCCAGCCTTTCTTTACGACCAAGGAGACCGGCATGGGCGTCGGCCTGTCGATCAGCCGCACCATCATCGAAACCCATGGCGGCCGAATGTCTGCCGAGACCAACAAGGCCGGCGGCGCGACCTTCCGCTTTACCCTGCCGGCGGCGTCTGCAAAGGATACGACCGATGCAGAACGCTAA
- a CDS encoding universal stress protein yields MDYKTVMVSLALDRPNDACLAVAGDVAERFGARVIGVAASDIRPTLYFAEGDFAQKLLDEEASAIRKRLSELEAEFRRAVEKRATSVEWRSAQALSGPYMLQQARAADLIVVGARSEAIVDVGIAADPGDLLMQAGRPLIVVPSTAQWLDLRSVLVAWKDVREARRAVFDALPLLAAAKDVTIAAIPEKQSDRADVLAEVADVAAWLRGHGIVASTVVPEKTKDTIEQLDKAAADIDAGVVIAGAYGHSRLREWILSGVTRHLATESRRCAFLSR; encoded by the coding sequence ATGGACTACAAAACCGTGATGGTCAGTTTGGCGCTCGATCGGCCGAACGATGCCTGCCTTGCGGTGGCCGGAGACGTCGCCGAACGCTTCGGGGCGCGGGTGATCGGCGTCGCCGCGTCGGATATCAGGCCGACGCTCTATTTTGCCGAAGGCGATTTTGCGCAGAAGCTGCTCGACGAGGAAGCTTCGGCTATTCGCAAGCGGCTGTCGGAGCTCGAGGCGGAGTTTCGCCGTGCCGTCGAGAAGCGCGCCACGTCGGTCGAGTGGCGGTCGGCGCAGGCGCTGTCGGGACCGTACATGCTGCAGCAGGCGAGGGCGGCGGACCTGATCGTGGTCGGAGCGCGCAGCGAGGCCATCGTCGATGTCGGCATCGCGGCGGATCCGGGCGATCTCCTGATGCAGGCCGGTCGCCCGCTGATCGTGGTGCCGTCGACCGCGCAATGGCTCGACCTGCGCAGCGTGCTGGTGGCCTGGAAGGACGTCAGGGAAGCGCGCCGGGCCGTGTTCGATGCGCTGCCGCTGCTGGCCGCGGCCAAGGATGTGACCATCGCGGCGATCCCCGAAAAGCAAAGCGATCGGGCGGACGTATTGGCTGAAGTCGCCGACGTCGCGGCATGGCTGCGCGGCCACGGCATCGTGGCGAGCACGGTGGTTCCCGAAAAGACCAAGGACACGATCGAGCAACTCGACAAGGCAGCCGCCGACATCGACGCCGGCGTGGTGATCGCCGGAGCTTACGGCCATTCGCGTCTGCGCGAGTGGATACTGAGCGGCGTCACGCGCCATCTCGCCACCGAATCGCGCCGCTGCGCATTCCTGTCCCGCTGA
- a CDS encoding response regulator transcription factor: protein MIDARHNPSNRSEIGPLNRKSMIYVVDDDYDVLTSLRFLLETEGFDVRTFRSSSALLNSSFRRDADCLIVDYKMAGIDGLDLAQRLRGLDVSTPIVMITGYPDENITTKASSAGVRQVLLKPNLEGNLVECVRNVIDTGPPPGHP from the coding sequence ATGATCGATGCCCGTCACAACCCATCCAACCGTTCCGAAATCGGCCCCCTGAACAGGAAGTCGATGATCTACGTCGTAGACGATGACTACGACGTCCTGACGTCGTTGCGATTCCTGCTGGAGACGGAGGGATTCGACGTCCGCACATTCCGCAGCAGTTCCGCGCTGCTCAACTCTTCGTTCCGGCGCGACGCGGATTGCCTGATCGTCGACTACAAGATGGCGGGAATCGACGGGCTGGACCTGGCACAACGGCTGCGCGGACTCGATGTCAGCACGCCGATCGTGATGATCACGGGTTATCCCGACGAGAATATCACAACCAAGGCCAGTTCGGCCGGGGTGCGTCAGGTTCTCCTGAAACCCAATCTGGAGGGTAATCTGGTCGAATGCGTCCGGAATGTTATCGATACCGGTCCTCCCCCCGGGCACCCCTGA
- the hemN gene encoding oxygen-independent coproporphyrinogen III oxidase — protein MNDIVRNYARLQVPRYTSYPTAAEFTTAVGVADQKRWLQGLDTSEAVSVYLHVPYCRELCLYCGCNTKKALRDDVIAGYRVALEREIAQVSDAVPGPVRIARLHWGGGTPSILGAEGLASVMQVLRDRFVFDAGFEHAIELDPRYVTPALAEGLQELGINRASLGVQDVNPLVQVAIGRWQPMQSVEAAVTRLRDAGIRHLNFDLIYGLPVQTTTSLRKTCEIVAALQPDRIACYGYAHMPRLKANQRRIDESTLPGVEERIDQAGIIAEEFLRQGFLKVGIDHFARPGDLLARAAAAGGLHRNFQGYTDDGRETLIGFGASSISRFRDGYVQNVSDVPSYVRAITGGALAPARGCRLDAAERQRARTIESLMCQFQADLDVTAPDLAFDEELPLLQPLVRDGLVQIDGRVVTATEAGRAVVRVIAAVFDSHTRQDAARFSKAV, from the coding sequence GTGAACGATATCGTCCGCAATTATGCCAGGCTGCAGGTGCCGCGTTATACGTCGTATCCGACGGCGGCCGAGTTCACGACTGCTGTCGGTGTAGCGGACCAGAAACGGTGGCTGCAGGGGCTCGACACCAGCGAGGCCGTTTCGGTCTATCTGCACGTCCCCTATTGCCGCGAGCTTTGTCTCTATTGCGGCTGCAACACCAAGAAGGCGCTGCGCGACGATGTCATCGCGGGCTATCGCGTCGCGCTCGAGCGCGAGATCGCGCAAGTCAGCGACGCTGTGCCCGGGCCGGTCCGGATCGCTCGGCTGCACTGGGGCGGCGGCACGCCCAGCATCCTTGGCGCCGAGGGGCTTGCCTCGGTCATGCAGGTGCTGCGCGACCGCTTCGTGTTCGACGCGGGCTTCGAACACGCCATCGAACTCGATCCGCGCTATGTGACGCCGGCGCTGGCCGAGGGGCTGCAAGAGCTGGGTATCAATCGCGCCAGTCTCGGCGTGCAGGACGTCAATCCACTGGTGCAGGTCGCGATTGGCCGCTGGCAGCCGATGCAGAGTGTCGAAGCCGCGGTGACGCGGCTGCGCGACGCCGGCATTCGCCATCTGAATTTCGACCTGATCTACGGCTTGCCGGTGCAGACCACAACCTCGCTGCGCAAGACCTGCGAGATCGTCGCCGCGCTGCAGCCGGACCGGATCGCCTGCTACGGCTATGCCCATATGCCGCGGCTGAAGGCCAATCAGCGGCGCATCGACGAGAGCACGTTGCCAGGTGTCGAGGAACGGATCGACCAGGCCGGAATCATCGCTGAGGAGTTTTTGCGCCAAGGTTTCCTGAAAGTCGGCATCGATCATTTTGCCAGGCCCGGTGACTTGCTGGCACGCGCGGCGGCCGCGGGAGGGCTGCACCGGAATTTCCAGGGTTATACCGACGACGGCAGGGAGACGCTGATCGGATTCGGCGCGTCCTCGATTTCCCGCTTCCGGGATGGTTATGTACAGAACGTCTCCGATGTTCCGAGCTATGTTCGCGCCATCACGGGCGGCGCTCTGGCGCCGGCGCGCGGCTGCCGGCTAGATGCCGCGGAGCGGCAGCGCGCCCGCACCATCGAGAGCCTGATGTGCCAGTTTCAGGCCGACCTCGACGTGACCGCGCCGGATCTGGCGTTCGACGAGGAATTGCCGTTGCTGCAGCCGCTGGTCCGCGACGGCCTGGTGCAAATCGACGGCCGCGTCGTCACCGCGACCGAGGCCGGCCGCGCGGTCGTTCGCGTCATTGCCGCGGTGTTCGATTCGCATACGCGCCAAGATGCCGCGCGATTCAGCAAGGCGGTCTGA